In the Opitutia bacterium genome, one interval contains:
- a CDS encoding alkaline phosphatase family protein, whose product MKRFLGLAVMGVAVLLARADEAKEKPARPIAAIERVLIISIDGLRPDRLLLANTPVIHGMIKNGAFTMWAQTTAVSITLPSHTSMLTGVVPRKHGIEWNEDLPLLHPIYPKVPTVFELARKWNYTTALISGKSKFHTLAKPGTITYMWIPEGKDIEDDAPVADAAVKIIREHKPELTFVHFPANDKRGHKYGWGSAEQMVAIEQADACVGRVLAALDEAGVREQTLIILSADHGGAGLTHGPEDPRSRNIPWIANGPTIKKGFDLTQSIELMVRTEDTCATACYVLGLGQFPYFDGKPVLYAFDNPPKP is encoded by the coding sequence ATGAAACGATTCCTCGGGTTGGCGGTGATGGGCGTTGCGGTGCTGCTGGCACGCGCGGACGAGGCAAAGGAGAAACCCGCGCGGCCGATCGCGGCCATCGAGCGGGTGCTGATCATCAGCATCGACGGCCTCCGTCCCGACCGCCTCCTGCTCGCCAACACGCCGGTGATCCACGGCATGATCAAGAACGGCGCCTTCACGATGTGGGCGCAGACCACGGCGGTCTCCATCACCTTGCCGTCCCACACGAGCATGCTCACCGGCGTCGTGCCGCGGAAGCACGGCATCGAATGGAACGAGGATCTGCCGCTCCTGCACCCGATCTACCCGAAGGTCCCGACGGTTTTCGAACTCGCGCGCAAATGGAACTACACGACCGCGCTCATCAGCGGTAAGTCGAAGTTCCACACGCTCGCGAAGCCCGGCACGATCACCTACATGTGGATTCCCGAGGGCAAGGACATCGAGGACGACGCGCCCGTCGCCGACGCGGCCGTGAAGATCATCCGCGAACACAAGCCTGAGCTCACCTTCGTGCATTTCCCGGCCAACGACAAACGCGGCCACAAATACGGCTGGGGTTCCGCCGAGCAGATGGTTGCGATCGAGCAAGCCGACGCGTGCGTCGGTCGCGTGCTCGCTGCACTCGACGAAGCCGGCGTGCGCGAGCAGACGCTGATCATCCTCTCGGCCGACCACGGCGGCGCCGGCCTGACGCACGGCCCCGAGGATCCCCGCAGCCGCAACATCCCTTGGATCGCCAACGGCCCGACCATCAAGAAGGGCTTCGATCTCACGCAATCCATCGAACTCATGGTGCGCACCGAGGACACGTGCGCGACGGCATGTTACGTGCTCGGGCTCGGGCAGTTTCCGTATTTCGACGGCAAGCCCGTGCTCTACGCCTTCGACAATCCGCCGAAACCCTGA